From a single Vibrio chagasii genomic region:
- a CDS encoding CpaD family pilus assembly protein, protein MNKLSLLLPALFVLAGCAPTPTTQQPSVDVVSVTNKFSLTLAGKTLSAQEKADISDFIARRGSASSLMVKIEKTTPKGEKQLEKVRLHLIESGLYPSQIWVADEATVGKGDITILVESYRAKVTACDAGKTPRTTLNAYRTQRNFGCANANALAQMVANPKDLIVGQPINGAQGQKAVSSIDNYFAPPAQNQQPNNGSSTTTQGGTL, encoded by the coding sequence ATGAATAAATTATCCTTATTGCTCCCTGCCCTATTTGTGTTGGCGGGATGCGCACCTACGCCAACCACTCAACAACCATCAGTCGATGTGGTGTCTGTGACTAACAAGTTCTCTCTGACACTTGCCGGGAAAACGCTGTCGGCTCAGGAAAAGGCCGATATTTCTGACTTTATCGCTCGTCGAGGCAGCGCGAGTAGCTTGATGGTCAAAATAGAAAAAACAACTCCCAAAGGTGAAAAGCAGCTCGAGAAAGTAAGACTTCACCTTATCGAATCAGGTCTCTACCCCTCACAAATTTGGGTAGCAGACGAAGCAACAGTAGGTAAAGGCGACATCACTATTTTAGTCGAGTCTTACCGCGCCAAAGTCACAGCCTGTGACGCGGGTAAAACGCCAAGAACGACGCTCAACGCCTACCGTACTCAGCGCAATTTTGGGTGTGCAAATGCCAATGCGCTTGCACAAATGGTAGCCAACCCTAAAGACCTGATCGTCGGTCAACCGATTAATGGTGCTCAAGGGCAGAAAGCTGTCTCTAGTATCGATAACTACTTTGCTCCACCAGCCCAAAACCAACAGCCAAATAATGGTTCTTCGACGACCACGCAAGGAGGTACGCTATGA
- a CDS encoding type II and III secretion system protein family protein, translating to MASTCRWWGILLLSSLCLSFASAASALDVTINEAKMIRLPEKAKSIFISSTHIADYQTLTNTKVMVFGKRAGSATITVLNEQERVIYTNKIRVTHNSREFNELVKSKFPEASVNAESLGGKLWLKGQVPSPMMAHNIVSLAKGYLSPIVDQTQQQESSNTQNGAGSSNTTTKDQPMQSNEDELINQLVVTMPNQVNIRVKIAEVSRNVSNKLGIKWGSIAGGVGQFSFSKLPNVSSWGKPSITALIDALATNGMMSVLAEPNLTAMSGEDAEFLVGGQVPLPLITADTTQIEYKDFGVKLNFTPTVLSQNRISLKVNPEVSNVSIESQQVIHGTNFPSFTTRSAATTIELASGQSFALGGLLKSEDIEQLQKVPLIGEVPVLGSLFRSTEFTRRETELIIIVTAYLVQPTRSDSMQLPTDGLIPLSDVERLLAWPRIQRKRTHDQDTYTDNHKPRLLGDNGFYY from the coding sequence ATGGCTAGTACCTGTCGTTGGTGGGGGATTCTCCTACTATCAAGCCTGTGCCTCTCTTTTGCGTCAGCAGCATCTGCGCTTGATGTAACAATCAATGAGGCAAAAATGATTCGCTTACCAGAAAAAGCGAAGTCGATTTTCATCTCTAGCACCCACATTGCGGATTACCAGACATTAACCAACACCAAGGTGATGGTATTTGGTAAGCGAGCTGGCAGTGCCACTATCACTGTTTTGAACGAGCAAGAACGCGTCATCTATACCAATAAGATTCGCGTGACTCACAACAGCCGCGAATTCAATGAATTGGTCAAAAGCAAGTTCCCAGAAGCGTCCGTAAATGCGGAATCTCTGGGTGGAAAACTATGGCTCAAAGGGCAAGTGCCTTCACCTATGATGGCGCATAATATCGTGTCCTTGGCGAAAGGTTACTTGTCTCCTATTGTTGACCAAACCCAGCAACAAGAAAGCTCAAACACTCAAAACGGTGCAGGTAGTAGCAATACGACGACGAAAGATCAGCCAATGCAATCCAATGAAGATGAGCTGATCAATCAATTGGTTGTCACCATGCCAAACCAGGTCAACATTCGAGTGAAAATCGCTGAAGTATCGAGAAATGTTTCGAACAAATTGGGGATCAAGTGGGGCTCTATCGCAGGTGGTGTTGGACAGTTTTCATTCTCAAAGCTGCCGAACGTCAGCAGCTGGGGCAAACCAAGCATTACCGCACTGATTGATGCACTAGCGACAAACGGCATGATGTCTGTACTGGCTGAGCCTAACTTGACGGCGATGTCCGGCGAAGATGCTGAGTTTCTGGTGGGTGGTCAGGTTCCATTGCCTTTGATCACTGCTGATACCACTCAAATCGAGTACAAAGACTTCGGTGTAAAACTGAACTTCACTCCAACAGTGCTCAGCCAAAATCGCATCAGTTTAAAGGTGAACCCAGAGGTCAGTAACGTCTCCATCGAAAGCCAGCAAGTGATACACGGGACTAACTTCCCCTCTTTTACTACTCGTAGCGCTGCTACCACCATCGAATTAGCCAGTGGACAGAGCTTTGCCTTGGGCGGCTTATTGAAATCAGAAGACATTGAACAACTGCAAAAAGTGCCGCTTATCGGTGAAGTACCTGTACTAGGCAGTCTGTTCCGTTCAACTGAATTCACTCGTCGAGAAACAGAGTTGATCATCATTGTCACGGCTTACCTAGTGCAGCCAACTCGTTCAGATTCAATGCAGCTACCAACCGACGGTCTCATTCCACTGAGTGATGTAGAACGTCTTCTAGCATGGCCAAGAATTCAGCGTAAAAGAACACACGACCAAGACACATACACCGACAACCACAAGCCTCGCTTGCTGGGTGACAACGGGTTCTATTACTGA